In Streptomyces dangxiongensis, one DNA window encodes the following:
- the ispG gene encoding flavodoxin-dependent (E)-4-hydroxy-3-methylbut-2-enyl-diphosphate synthase, whose product MTAISLGMPSVPTKLAERRRSRQIQVGSVAVGGDAPVSVQSMTTTRTSDIGATLQQIAELTASGCQIVRVACPTQDDADALATIARKSQIPVIADIHFQPKYVFAAIEAGCAAVRVNPGNIKQFDDKVKEIAKAASEHGTPIRIGVNAGSLDRRLLQKYGKATPEALVESALWEASLFEEHDFRDIKISVKHNDPVVMIEAYRQLAEQCDYPLHLGVTEAGPAFQGTIKSAVAFGALLSQGIGDTIRVSLSAPPAEEVKVGIQILESLNLRQRGLEIVSCPSCGRAQVDVYKLAEEVTAGLTGMEVPLRVAVMGCVVNGPGEAREADLGVASGNGKGQIFVKGEVIKTVPESKIVETLIEEAMKLAARMEADGAASGEPSVSVTG is encoded by the coding sequence ATGACTGCGATTTCTCTCGGCATGCCGTCCGTTCCGACCAAGCTCGCCGAACGCCGCAGGAGCCGGCAGATCCAGGTCGGAAGCGTGGCGGTCGGCGGAGACGCGCCCGTATCGGTCCAGTCGATGACCACGACCCGTACGTCCGACATCGGTGCCACCCTGCAGCAGATCGCCGAACTGACCGCGTCCGGCTGCCAGATCGTCCGCGTCGCCTGCCCCACCCAGGACGACGCCGACGCCCTCGCGACCATCGCCCGCAAGTCGCAGATCCCGGTCATCGCGGACATCCACTTCCAGCCCAAGTACGTCTTCGCCGCCATCGAGGCCGGCTGCGCCGCCGTCCGCGTCAACCCCGGCAACATCAAGCAGTTCGACGACAAGGTCAAGGAGATCGCCAAGGCCGCCTCGGAGCACGGCACCCCGATCCGCATCGGTGTCAACGCCGGCTCCCTCGACCGCCGCCTGCTCCAGAAGTACGGCAAGGCGACCCCCGAGGCCCTGGTCGAGTCGGCCCTGTGGGAGGCGTCCCTCTTCGAGGAGCACGACTTCCGCGACATCAAGATCTCCGTCAAGCACAACGACCCGGTCGTCATGATCGAGGCCTACCGCCAGCTCGCCGAGCAGTGTGACTACCCCCTCCACCTCGGCGTCACCGAGGCCGGCCCCGCCTTCCAGGGCACCATCAAGTCGGCCGTGGCCTTCGGCGCCCTCCTCTCCCAGGGCATCGGCGACACCATCCGCGTCTCCCTCTCCGCGCCGCCCGCCGAGGAGGTCAAGGTCGGCATCCAGATCCTGGAGTCGCTGAACCTGCGCCAGCGCGGCCTGGAGATCGTCTCCTGCCCGTCCTGCGGCCGCGCCCAGGTCGACGTCTACAAGCTCGCCGAAGAGGTCACCGCCGGCCTGACCGGCATGGAGGTCCCGCTGCGCGTCGCCGTCATGGGCTGCGTCGTCAACGGCCCCGGCGAGGCCCGCGAGGCCGACCTCGGCGTCGCCTCCGGCAACGGCAAGGGCCAGATCTTCGTCAAGGGCGAGGTCATCAAGACCGTCCCCGAGTCAAAGATCGTGGAAACCCTCATCGAGGAGGCCATGAAGCTGGCCGCCCGGATGGAGGCCGACGGCGCCGCCTCGGGCGAACCGTCGGTGTCGGTGACGGGCTGA
- a CDS encoding M50 family metallopeptidase yields the protein MTTLMFILGIVVFAVGLLVSIAWHELGHLSTAKLFGIRVPQYMVGFGPTIWSRKKGDTEYGIKAVPLGGYIRMIGMFPPDGQGRVSARSTSPWRGMIEDARSAAFEELQPGDETRMFYTRRPWKRVIVMFAGPFMNLVLAIALFLTVLMGFGIQQQTTTVASVSPCVIAQSQHRDTCKKSDPESPAARAGMKARDRIVSFDGVPTKDWNTLSDLIRDSAGKNVAIVVDRKGHRLTLHAKITENRVARKDAAGNYVGGYVKAGFLGFGSATGVVKQDFGESVTWMGDRVGDAVDSLVALPGKIPALWDAAFGDGPREPDSPMGIVGAARVTGEIATLDIPASQQLAMFVFVLAGFNLSLFLFNMLPLLPLDGGHIAGALWESLRRNLARVLRRPDPGPFDVAKLMPVAYVVAGIFVCFTVLVLIADVVNPVKIT from the coding sequence ATGACGACCTTGATGTTCATTCTCGGCATAGTGGTCTTCGCCGTCGGCCTGCTCGTCTCGATCGCCTGGCACGAGCTGGGGCACCTGTCCACGGCCAAGCTCTTCGGCATCCGCGTCCCGCAGTACATGGTGGGGTTCGGCCCCACCATCTGGTCGCGGAAGAAGGGCGACACCGAGTACGGCATCAAGGCCGTCCCGCTCGGCGGCTACATCCGTATGATCGGCATGTTCCCGCCCGACGGGCAGGGCCGGGTCTCCGCCCGCTCCACCTCGCCGTGGCGCGGCATGATCGAGGACGCCCGCTCGGCGGCCTTCGAGGAGCTCCAGCCGGGTGACGAGACGCGCATGTTCTACACGCGCAGGCCGTGGAAGCGCGTCATCGTCATGTTCGCGGGCCCCTTCATGAACCTCGTGCTCGCGATCGCCCTGTTCCTCACGGTGCTGATGGGCTTCGGCATCCAGCAGCAGACCACCACCGTCGCCTCCGTCTCGCCCTGCGTCATCGCACAGAGCCAGCACCGCGACACCTGCAAGAAGTCCGACCCCGAGTCCCCGGCGGCGCGGGCCGGCATGAAGGCGCGTGACCGGATCGTCTCCTTCGACGGCGTGCCCACCAAGGACTGGAACACGCTCTCGGACCTCATCCGGGACAGCGCCGGCAAGAACGTCGCGATCGTCGTCGACCGCAAGGGCCACCGGCTGACCCTGCACGCGAAGATCACCGAGAACCGGGTCGCCAGGAAGGACGCCGCCGGCAACTACGTCGGCGGCTACGTCAAGGCAGGCTTCCTCGGCTTCGGCTCCGCCACCGGCGTCGTCAAGCAGGACTTCGGCGAGTCCGTGACCTGGATGGGGGACCGGGTCGGCGACGCCGTCGACTCCCTCGTCGCCCTGCCCGGCAAGATCCCGGCCCTGTGGGACGCGGCCTTCGGCGACGGCCCGCGCGAACCCGACTCCCCGATGGGCATCGTCGGCGCGGCCCGGGTCACCGGCGAGATCGCCACCCTGGACATCCCGGCCTCGCAGCAGCTCGCCATGTTCGTGTTCGTGCTCGCCGGCTTCAACCTCTCCCTGTTCCTGTTCAACATGCTCCCGCTGCTCCCGCTCGACGGCGGGCACATCGCGGGCGCCCTGTGGGAGTCGCTGCGGCGCAACCTGGCCCGGGTGCTGCGCCGCCCCGACCCCGGCCCGTTCGACGTCGCCAAGCTGATGCCGGTGGCGTACGTGGTGGCCGGGATCTTCGTCTGCTTCACCGTCCTGGTCCTCATCGCCGACGTGGTGAACCCGGTGAAGATCACTTAG
- the dxr gene encoding 1-deoxy-D-xylulose-5-phosphate reductoisomerase, whose product MTDSPAHPAPLADPHLVYDPVTGDGPRNVVILGSTGSIGTQAIDLVLRNPDRFRVTGLSANGGRVALLAEQAHRLRVRTVAVAREDVVPVLREALAAEYGSGEPLPEILAGADAATRLAASDCHTVLNGITGSIGLAPTLAALEAGRTLALANKESLIVGGPLVRALAAPGQIIPVDSEHAALFQALAAGTRADVRKLVVTASGGPFRGRSRADLAHVTVADALAHPTWAMGPVITVNSATLVNKGLEVIEAHLLYDIPFDRIEVVVHPQSYVHSMVEFTDGSTIAQATPPDMRGPIAIGLGWPERVPDAAPAFSWSEASTWEFFPLDNEAFPSVDLARHVGQLAGTAPAVFNAANEECVAAFLDGALPFNGIMETVTRVVEEHGTPFAGTSLTVSDVLEAETWARARARELTATTATAEARA is encoded by the coding sequence ATGACCGACAGTCCCGCCCATCCGGCGCCCCTCGCCGACCCGCACCTCGTGTACGACCCCGTCACCGGGGACGGACCCAGGAATGTGGTGATCCTCGGTTCCACCGGATCCATCGGCACCCAGGCCATCGACCTCGTGCTGCGCAACCCCGACCGTTTCCGGGTCACCGGCCTCTCCGCGAACGGCGGCCGGGTCGCCCTCCTCGCCGAGCAGGCGCACCGGCTGCGGGTGCGGACCGTGGCGGTCGCCCGCGAGGACGTCGTACCCGTGCTGCGCGAGGCGCTCGCCGCCGAGTACGGCAGCGGGGAGCCGCTGCCCGAGATCCTCGCCGGAGCCGACGCGGCCACCCGGCTCGCCGCCTCCGACTGCCACACCGTGCTGAACGGCATCACCGGTTCCATCGGTCTCGCCCCGACCCTCGCCGCCCTGGAGGCGGGCCGCACCCTCGCGCTCGCCAACAAGGAGTCGCTGATCGTCGGCGGCCCGCTGGTCAGGGCGCTCGCCGCGCCGGGCCAGATCATCCCGGTCGACTCCGAGCACGCCGCCCTCTTCCAGGCGCTCGCCGCCGGCACCCGCGCCGACGTCCGCAAGCTCGTCGTCACCGCGTCCGGCGGCCCCTTCCGCGGCCGGAGCAGGGCGGACCTGGCGCACGTCACCGTGGCGGACGCCCTCGCCCACCCCACCTGGGCGATGGGCCCGGTGATCACTGTCAACTCCGCGACCCTCGTCAACAAGGGGCTGGAGGTCATCGAGGCACACCTGCTCTACGACATTCCCTTCGACCGCATTGAGGTCGTCGTGCACCCGCAGTCGTATGTCCACTCGATGGTCGAGTTCACCGACGGATCCACGATCGCCCAGGCGACGCCCCCCGACATGCGCGGGCCGATCGCCATCGGTCTGGGCTGGCCCGAACGCGTTCCCGACGCGGCGCCCGCCTTCTCCTGGAGCGAGGCCTCCACCTGGGAGTTCTTCCCCCTGGACAACGAGGCCTTCCCCTCGGTGGACCTCGCCCGGCACGTGGGGCAGCTCGCGGGCACGGCCCCGGCGGTGTTCAATGCCGCCAACGAGGAGTGCGTCGCGGCCTTCCTGGACGGCGCGCTGCCCTTCAACGGGATCATGGAGACCGTGACCCGGGTGGTCGAGGAGCACGGCACCCCGTTCGCGGGAACCTCGCTCACCGTGTCGGACGTCCTCGAAGCGGAGACCTGGGCGCGGGCCCGGGCCCGCGAACTCACAGCCACGACGGCGACCGCGGAGGCGCGTGCATGA